Within Aphelocoma coerulescens isolate FSJ_1873_10779 chromosome 1A, UR_Acoe_1.0, whole genome shotgun sequence, the genomic segment ACCTCTGGCTCTGAGGACACAGCTGCTGTGGTAGGGCCACTGttccctcccagctgctgtccccactgtcccccccatCCGGACGCACCTTCTTGAGCGCCAGCACCTGCACGGCGCACAGCTCGCTCAGGCACTCTGAGATCTTCTCCAGGGGCAGCCGGGCCAGCACCAGTGCCGTCCCTGCAAGGATACACACGGCTCAGGAGCAGGGACGCAGCACTGGAGGACGGAGGGGTCATGACATTTCCAAATGGAAAGGCAGCGGGTCAAGGGCAGGGCCTGGGAGAGTTTCCCCACAGCTGAACCTGGCTCTGGTTGAACCAGACACTGCAATGCTTCAGTCCCAGCAGGGAGCAATGCTGGCACAGGGAAAGGCCAATGGATGCCACAAGCACATCTGGTCCCCCatgtgtccccaatgtcctggTCCTGGCCCAGCAGCACCATGAGATCCTGGGAAGCTCCAGTGAAGGCGCTTCAGGGCTTCCAGCCATGAACACGAGGAGCActgagctgctcccagtgccaccggCAGCAGTTGCGCTGCCCGGCCccggcactgctggctctggcATGGCTGTGGTGCCAACCCCCCTGGGGGAAAATCTCCCTGGCTCGGCAATTCCTGGCTTGTTCTAAGGGAGGGGGAGAAAACCCTttggcagggagaggagcagctcagccagtGCTGGGGCACCCAGGGGAACAAGGGGAGTTTTGTCACCCATAGCAGCACACGACTGTAGGAAAGGCTCCCTGGCTCGGCTCTGGGGGTAGAGgctccagcagcactggaaTTCCTTGGAAATCTTTAAGGCACATCCCTGAAACCAGCTGTGGTTGAAGAGGCTCATGGTGCCCAACATTCCAGTGACACCAACAAGTCCAAACTCCAAGTCTAAACTGCAGTTAAAATCTCCATTCTTGGGCTCAAACTCTCTAAAATGACCAGTATTCCCAAATTTCTACCCTCTGCGTCCAGCAGGTGATTCCCAGTGTTTGGATGGAGCAGTGATCCACTGCCAGCCTGGTTCTCAGCATTTCCCGCATGTTCTTCCCACACAACCAGCTCAGGACAGTCCCCGAGCTGTGcctcagggatggggacagcttCCAATCCAAGATTTATTTCTGCCTCCAGCCCCAAGGGAACTCCTGAGGATGCTCTGCATGCGGAATGGGACTCGGGGCACATCAGGACAAACCCTGTGAGGACGGGGCTCAGTACCCTGGGGAGTGACTCCCATGGATACCCCAGCAGATCCCATGGATACCCCAGCAGTTCCCACAGGTACCCTGGCAGATCCCATGGATACCGCAGCAGTTCCCACAGGTACCCCGGCAGATCCCACGGATACCAACCCTTGAGTAGCCCCACGGCAGCCTCAGGCGACAGCGCGAAGGAGTCGAGGGCGCGGGCGATCTCCAGCAGCCCCGAGAAGTGCTGGGCCATGTGGTCCCGGCACACGGAGCAGATGTTGTGGATGGCCTTGGCCGCGGCCGACGCCAGGCGCCGGTCACAGAGCCCCTTCATCAGGTAGCCCAGTACGGGATCTGCAGAGACAGAGGGTCAGGGGGCGGTGGGCACAGTggggccgcggggccgcggGACTCACCCAGGAATTGTGGGTTCCTGTCCACCACCTCGCTCATCTCGCCCACCAGCTCGATGCTGGTGTAGCGCACGGCCGTGTGCACCGACTCGGGCAGCCGCACCACGCCCTCCAGCACCTCCACCAGCGTCGGGTTGTTCTCCCTGCGGGACAGACTCTGCTCAGCTCCCAGAGCACCGCGGtgtgggctgggaggggctgccgGAGCTGGGTCCGGTCCCACCGCCAGACCGGACACGCTGAACTGGGACAAACCCTGTGAGGATGGGGCTCAGCCCCACGGATACCCCAGCAGATCCCCACAGATACCAGTGCCATAGCAGGAAACAGACAGGCAACACCGAACACCTCCAGGGAGAGCCCCACCACCAGCAGGGGGGTTCGCTATCTGGGAATCGCCTGCTCTGGCGTGGGAGGGTGGGATGGGGCGACCCCAGGCCGGAGCCTCGTGGGACGGGCTGGTGGGAGCAGAGTCCCCAGTGCTTCCAGCCAGTGCTCCCAGAACAGGACACGGGAAAAATGAGCAGGAGCAGCCTTGACACAGATAACAGGAGCTAGTGACGTGAAAGGACTGAGGTGACTCCTCCAGGCGCCTAGGGAACGGGGGGATAGGATTCCCAGCCTCACACGGAAGGGAGGGATAGTGTTCCCAGCCTGGGAAAAGGAGTGATGGCAATCATAGCCTCCCAGGGAAGAGAGGAATGAGGATCAtcccaggggagggagggacagcattcccagcccagggaaggTCAGCTGGGCTGTCCCACTGCTGGCAGTGCACAGGACTCTCTGTGGGCTCACCCCACTGGGTGTCACCTGTCCATGCTTCCACTGTCACTAACAGGGGAGGAAACACACCGTCAGTGACTTAACCTCCCCTGAAGATACCCAGGAAAACTCTGCCTGGATGTGGAAGAATCCTcaaggaatggtttgggtgtgaacagaccttaaagcccatgcAGTGCCatccctgccgtgggcagggacaccttccactgtcccaggttgttccaaaccctgtccaacctagccttggacactgccagggacgTGAATGTCTTTGGGACATTTGTGGTGTCTGTGTCACACAGAGGCAGCCctggccccccagcccccctggaCACGGGTGGGACTCACTGGTCAACACTCTTGGCGATGGAGGCCATGATGAAGAGCACGGCTTCGGTTACCTCCCAGGGCGGGTTCCCGTCCTTGAGCGTCGCAtagagctgcaggaggggaCAGTCACTGAGGGGCCACAGACCCCCAGCACCAACCCTTGCCCTCAAAGCCCTGTTCCtgacccctcccatccccaaactcccaccccagccgCAGGCCCACAGAAACCCCACATTACACAGGCCACCCCGAGACTGTGGGACCACAGCGGCTTTCCCCAAAACGTCAGACACCTCCCGCTGCCCCCCcacctcctgctctcccagaacAGCTCCCAGCACACACTTCCTCGTGCACGAGATGTGTGTGACCTCCTCCAATCCCAAAGGCCACCAGGGCTCGGTGACCTCCCTTGGGATTTGCCTGCGGCCCATTGCACTCCTGCAAACCTACCTGAGCAAAACACTCCACTGAGCCCACCAGGAAGATGAGGTCTTTCACCAGGTCCGAGACACGCATCCGAAACTCCCCGAAGTCATCGGTCTCCTCCGGGACACCCTcctgagagagagaagggaaagcaCAAGGGCAGCTCAGGGGAATTCAggttcccactcagccacagCCAGGGGAACACCAACGATTTTGTTTTAGGGAGATCCATCATTCCAGCCCTCCTGTCCCAGACCAGGCTGCTGAAGGGATCAGAGAGCTGTGCCGAAGGAAAACATAACCAGCCTGAGCACACACTGCGTATTCCTGCTCCGACAAGccggggaagggaggggaagcaAGGGGATGAcgagctgaggaggggagaagAGGATAAACCATCCCAGACGGCACAGAAAAAGATTCCAACTGTGGCTAGTGAGCTGTGCCAGCTTTATCccaacaaaacctcctcaagcAGGGAAGACACAGCTCTCCAAGGGGAACCATCCAGGGAAGGTGGGAGAGGGTCCccctgcagcctccagcagaACAAAAACTGAGTGAATGAAAGAGGTTTAAAGCAGCAGATTTATCCCTCTCATGCCTTCCTGGAATCCCTAAAAGCACAGGATGctgcccctgcagagccccagagCTACGGAGAAGCCCTGGTACACAACAGCACAACTGGACATGtccccccaccctggctgcccCCACAGGGACACACCCACCCCACTGCCccatacacagacacacaccccccccactgccctggCTGTTCCAGAAGGGACCTTACGTGGTCGGAGTCAAGCTGGCAATGCCGTGCCAGCGCGTGGAGCAGGCGCTGGATGTAGGCTTTGAAGATGCTGTGGATCACAACGTCATCCGTCTTGTACAGGTGCTCCCCCAGTCTGTACCAGAAGTTAAAGGAAATTTCTACCAcctgtttggaaagaaaaatccagcatttTGTTACCAgcaacattttttccccactgtcagtGGTACTGATGGAGAAACAGAAACCCTCCCTGAGGTGCTGGCAGTGGTGGCATCACAGATCTGCGTCGGTGCTGCAGTGTCACACAGTGGTGACACGGGGACCGGTTCCCCCAGAGCCACTGATTTCTCTGCCTGTCACTCAGTGAAGCACTTGGAACCCCCCAGTGACCCTGAAGACCTGTCCCAGCCCTTGGCAGCCAAAGCCTTTCTGGCTCGGAACCACCCCGGAGCGGGGCTGGCGGCTCTAGGAGCAGCTCGGGCTGGAAGCAGACACAGCCCCTTTGTGGTGGGTTCTTTCATTTATTGTGTGGTTATTAAACAGAAACCACGAGTATCAATttgcccaggagcagctgcagagctccacGTCCCCCTCAGCACTGACGGCACAGGACGAGGTCGTGGCCAAGGAAAACTGAGCTTAACAGAcctgggaagggaggaaaagggtcCCAGGGACCCCAGCGAGCATGTGGGGCCTGCTGGAGCACAGCCACTCTGCACCTCCCACAGCAAACCTGCCATGCAGCCCCTTCCATCCACTGAACATAGGCAGGGATCAGCTATAGGGACTAAATTATCGGTTTGGGAAGAATCAAAGGATAAAGAATTAAATAAAGgataaaaagagacaaaaacaaTGACAAGTTTTGCTCCTGAGGCAGGTGGGTGGGAGCTTTGACAAGAAGCATTTCAGTCACTCGCAGGGCAAAATTCCCAGGAACCACAAATCCCCACTGAGCTCAACTTTAACATGTGGGAAAGCACTCTCAGGGGtttcagagctgtgctggcaatCCGACTTCCAGGACACCCGGAAGGAAATGCGAAGCCAGAGTCCTGCCCACGAGCGCAGAGCGGGCATTCCAGAGCCAGCAGCTCACAGGGACCAAGGCCACGACTGTGTGGCGACGGAAGGGAAAGACCTTCCCCTCTGGCAGGGCTCTGGAGGGTGGGgtttgggctgtggctgccccgcTCACCTCGTACTGAGGGTGCCCGGCGCAgatgagcagcagctccagtgtgCGCAGGTCGCCCAGGCCCTGGCCTGGGGTGCACACGATCTTGTCCAGGAAGGTCTCACACAGCTCGGTGAACACACGGCAGTAGTTGAGCAccctggggagggacaagggtcAGATCAGCCTCACAGGCTTTACCCCAgtgcggggcagggctgggccaaAATGTGCCCAGAGCCACGGCCAGAGCAAGAAACCCCAACTTCTGCTTCGTCAGCAGCTGGGAAACGCCTCAGCAGGGGAAGTGGGTGCAAACATGGGGTTCCAATATGCAAATCTGCTGAAATACTCATCTCATACTTCTCCAAAAGCCCAGTGCCAAGTGTGAGGGTACAGCTccagtccagcccagccccggccctgggcccctccatgtctctcttgcagCAAGGGGCCCAGACCTGCCCCCAGGGTTTGGGTGTGACCCCAtgagtgcccagcacagggatgggcactgcccagcccccatgccctcagcactgctgatgCTCCTGGCACTGGTATCCCCATCTGGAGGCTGACATGGCACCAGCTGGGTCAATGCTGCCCTGCCCGTCCTCTCCCGGCCACGGCGCAGGTCCCTGTCCCTCACTTGTCCAGGTCCTCCCGTGCCACAGCCATGTGATAGGCACTCTCGAGGGTGAGCACACCCTGGAAgagctgcagggccaggggcaggTTGGTCTCCACATTCTCGATGGCGTAGAGGGCCGAGCACACACAGTCTGACGCCGCCTCGTGCAGATTGGACGAtgtcttgtcctgttgctgcaAGGCACAAAAGCCCAGCAATCATCAAAGAATCGTGGAataccctgagctggaagggatccccagggatcatagatccagctcctggccccacACAGGCAGcccaacagccccaccctgtgcatccctgggagcGGTGTCCAAACACTCCCGGAGCCCCCCTACTTCCTGGGAAACACTCACCAGCACCTCGAAGAGGAGGGACAGCAGCTTGCTGTTGGCCATGAAGGTGCTGTCCAGGACACCCAGGTTGAACCAGCTGCCCAGGCACCGGAAGATTTTGATGAGCATCTTCTCCTCATTGCCCGCCTTCTCCACACACGTCACCTGTGGGGACACGGGAGAACGGGTCAGGATCCAACTCCAGCGGTGATCCATGAGAAATAACCGATAACATCCTCTGGACCCCATGTGAGAACATTCCAGAAGCAGGCTGCTCCCAACACCCCTGTTGCCTACCGCCCTGGACTCAGTGAGCAGGAGGGACAGAGGCCAGACCctccctccagctccagccgctGTCACAGGAGCAGCAAGAGCAGCTGGAATGTCTCCCTCATTCCCACTCCTGCAGGATGCCGTGTCAGGCCACCAGGGATGTTCACACACAACAAATCCCAGTTTAATCCTTCTCCCCACAAACCACCTCTGCAGAGAGAAGCTGGAGCTGAGAGCCAGACCTGTCCCAAGGGACATTCCAAACATGCCATCCCAGTGTCCAAGCCAGGATGTGCCGGGATGTGGGAAGGCAGCAGCTCATTCCCAGCACTGGCCaatgctccagctgcagcccaacacccagcagagccctgcccaAAGCCCCGGCCTCGACAGGcacagggaaagagggaagaggTGGACAGGCAGGACATGGAGAAAGATCCCAGACCCCTTGGACTGGCCCAGGCATCCTTGCACAAGAGCTTCCAGAGATCCTCTCTCCTCACTTGACACTTCAGTCCTAAAGGTGGAATGCTGGACCTCATCCCAGTCCCTGGAAGGCTGCTTTAACCCCCCCATCTTGTAactgaaaatgggaatttggcaTTCAAATCCCACATAGAAAATGTAAATATGGCTCTTCAGGCAGGTGATGGAAACACCCGTGCTGGCACTAATAGGGAAAGCTCAGGAAAGCTCCAGGCAGGTGCAGAGGGAGCAGGAATGTGCAGGGACAGGGCCAGCCCCTGGTGATCCTGTGTCAGCTCCAAGCGGCTGTGAGCACCAGAGCAAGGGGACACTGCCTGTGTCCCCAGCGTGCCAGCCAGGATCTCCCAGGGATCCCACGAAAAGCTGGGGCTGGACATGGCTGGAGGGAACAGCCCAGTGCAGGGACTCTCTGATGTGCCAGCTGGGATACCCCAAGGGTCCCGGGaaaagccagggctggggctggctgggcagggtggcactggatggggaCTGGAGGAAGGTGAAGGAATTTCAGAGTGAGCAAGGGCTTGCTCAGACAACTTCTCCCAGGAACAGGTGGAGCTGGGCTGCCCTGACGGCTGCAGTGGCACTGGCAGGGAACTCCGCCGGGATAAACACGGAATGGGGAAAGGCTTCTCCAGCAACACctgagctgctgaacacaggaCACAGCTCAGCTCCATCTCCTGACACAGGATAAGGGGAAGCAGCCTcgagttgtgccaggggaggcttaggtgggatattgggaaaattccttcctggaaagagCTGTccatccctggcacagctgcccatccctggagagattaaaaagccctgtggatgcggcacttggggacatggtcagTGGTggtcttggcagtgctgggaatggttggacaTGTGGGCtctgagggcttttccagcacaaacaattccatgatcccatgagctgggctgggcactgtggagcagagggagctgcagctggaggcgCTGCCCGGGCCTGGCCCCGCTCACCAGCAGTGACACCACGGTGCTGGAGTAGTAGGCCAGGTCCTCGATGATCTCGGTGCGGCGGTTGGCCCCGATGCGCAGGGAGCGGCTGTGCACCTCCTCCGGCAGCACCGTCAGGATCTCCAGCAGGAAGGGCAGCGACGTCACGTCATTGCTGTACCTGGAGcatgggagcagggacaggagacACCTCAGCACTGGGAACAGCACAGCAACAGCTGGAGGGGCATCCCGGCCCACAGCAGGGCGTGggactgggtgggctttgaggtcccttccacccaaaGCATCCCAGGACTCCATATTCCACAGATTTGGCAGCAGTGTCACCTCAAGGACAGGCAGTGTCCAGCACaggggcacagccctgccaagaGGAGCCTCCAGGATGGCTCAGCCCAGGATTTCCCACAGAGCGGTGGCAGAAGCTTTCCCAGCCCATGAGCTCTGTGAGTCCAGGTGCCACTGCCCGGACAAATCCCgtcccctcctgctgccaaTGGACACAGGGCCACCTCAGCGTGGTGGCAGCCCCAGGGGCTGTTGCTGTCACTGGGCAGCAGCACATGGCATCCTGCAGGGATACTTGGGGACACCCAACAGTGACCAGCTCCAGCCTCACTGCTCCATCCcgcagcacagctccagctgaggGGAGAGGGATCAtcccaaacaaaacagggaCGAGGAAAAGCGCTGAGTgttgggctgtgggcagggaagcGTGCACAGCAGACAGTCCCTCCTGCCACCACCCAGGGCACCTGAAACCAGGGATCATGGGAGAAAAACTGCCCTTTCCCAGACCACACAGGACCACCCGCCAAACATCTGCCCACAGGACAATCCCCAGTGCAGAGCCAGAACAGTCACTCACTTCTCCACCAGTGTCTGCACACAGCCCTTCCACGAAGCCATTTGCAGGGCGAGGTCAGCTATTGCCAAAGCAAGctggaagggaatgggaaaacacACGGATCAGTGTGGGGAATGCTGGGATGTGCCCAGGGGAAAGGGCTGGCAGGCAGCTCTGGAATCCATCCCTACCATCCCTGCCAGCAGGTAACTCCGGAATCATTCCCAACATCACCTGAGGGcagggagctctgggctggctgcCCCCAGGGGTGACATTCCCTGCCACAATAGTCAGGGGCTGGAGGAGCACCCTGGCCTCAGCCTGGGGTGTCAGACCCCCCAGTGCCACAGGAACATATGGATAATGGGAATGAAGGGTGCAGAGAAATCCCCCTGAACACCCAGGGTGCTGCTGAGTTTGGTCTCAGGGAaaatccctgctcctcctctccacaCAGCAAACAAGGATGAAGTAATGGATGTCACTGAAGGAACCAAGTGATGAAGGAAGGGAAACAATCTTttggcaggcaggagcagggatcagccttccctgctctccagcccacGGAGAGCAGTCCCAGAGCAACTGCCAGGAGCAGGACATGGAGGGAGCAGCTCCATCCCTCCCCCGCCAGCACCCACCTGTGTGACAATGACCGGGGACAGGTCCTTCAAGTTCTGGATGTGGGACAGCAAAGAGTCCCGGAGTGAGGCATGAGAATCCGTGGGAAGTTCATAGAATGAAGTTTGGATCTTCATCTTCATGGTCTGTGCCGCAAAGTAGCAGGACTCCACATCCTGGTGGATCTGCAGCAGCTGGTCTGAGATCTCCCAAGCATGGACCTGTGGGAAAACCACGGCGTGCTcagtgggcagggccggggcagCACTGAGAGGTGGAGGGTCAGGGGGCTGCAGACAGTCCAAATTCCCAAATGGAAAAATGGCCCTGTCCTGCCAGAGAGAGTCCAGAgaggccccggagctgctccagggctggagcccctctgctctggagccaggctgggagagctgggggtgctcgcctggagaggagaagctccagggagagctgagagccccttgcaggacataaaggggctccaggggagctgcagagggactggggacaaggcatggagggccaggagccagggaatggcttcccagtgccagagggcagggatgggagattgggaattgggaattgctggctgggagggtgggcaggccctggcacagggtgcccagagcagctggggctgcccctggatccctggcagtggccaaggccaggctggacattggggctggagcagcctggcacagtgggaggtgtccctgccatggcaggggtggggctggaggggctctgaggtcccttcccactcaaccattccatgactcccCAAACGCCCCTGGGGGCTGGGAAggtgctggcactgggacaGCCACCCAAGGAGGGACAGAGCAGCTCCATAACATCCTGACATCGGCAGAGACCCCACAACCCATTCAGGAGAGCAGATTCCACAGTGGATACGATGCCCCAGCCTTGCAGGAAAGGGCAGTCAGAGGCTTTTCTGGGCTGAGTGGAGTCTCACATGGAAACGAACACAGGGAGAGCCCAGCAAGGGacagggggcaggagggggttGGATAAAGACCAAAATCACGATAGGGAATCCCAGTACTGAGGACACCAGGCCCATCTGAGGGCCCACACCAGGACTCCAAAGCAGAACATGGATGTGCCCAagagctggaggagagccaGGCAGGAAACCACAGCCTGCCCGgcctcagagctgctccagccagtGCCGGGCTGGTCTGAGCCCAAAGGCTTGGTCCTGAGTGTGGGATCGGGGCACTGCTGAACCAGGGAAACGCCAGGCAGACCCCAGAGccccctggctgggctggggcttggGAACAGACTGTCACTGAATCCCAGCGTCACTGAGGTTGCAAAAGATCTTCAAGACCATCGAGGCCAaactgtgccccatccccaccttgtccccagcccagacccctgagtgccacatccaggccttccatggacacctccaggggtggggactccaaacctccctgggcagcatggttaaaaatcccaaatccagctgATGCAGAAACCTGGGAGCAAAACTTGAGCTGATTCCATGAGCTTCGTAGCCCTTGTCTCTGATAGCCTTTGGGCCACAGGATTTCCCTGAGCTCAACTCAGTGTGAAATAAAACCTCTGCATCCCTAAAACCCATCTCTGGTCCTCAATGCAGCCTCACTAACAAAGGCAATTCCATCACAACCCTTGGCCAGCCACTCCAACAGCCAAACAGCTCATTGTTATAAACCACTGCCTGCCCAGCCTCGCTTCCAGCTGCATTCCAgcctggaagaaaaaataatccccTTTCCAAATCTCTCCCACAGGCAGGACAGTGGTGCCCAGAGGCTCCACCCCTACCAGTGCTCCAGACCCAAATCCTGGGCCAGGGTTCCCAGGGCTCTCCAGCATCACAAAGGGAACAAGAGGGCAGCACCAGGCCAGATCAGCATGATCCAGGCTCATTCCCAGGAAAACCCATCCTCTTGCAGGTGGAAAAGGAAAACGTTATAGCTGGTGATAGCACAGAGCCTAGCTCCTGATCCCACTCCCAGAATTTCTGCTAGGAGATCTTTCCACAGCCACTGCAGCCTGGAATGCAGCCAGAGCCAACTGCGGAATCCAAAGGGCCCAGACAAGCTGAGGAGGGCTGGGACCCTCAgcacctcccctcccctcccctcccctcccctcccctcccctcccctcccctcccctccctccacaGAATCCTTTGAGCTGGAAACCCCCAGAGCCCACCAAGTCCAACCGTTccgcagcactgccaaggccaccactgcccccgtccccaggtgccacatccacagggctctccagTCCCTCCTGGCTCAACCCCACGGCCGGAGGATCCATCCCTGCCACATCCAGGCAGAAACTCTTCGCAGCTTCCCACGGGACACAGCACGTTTTCCCCATGGAATGCCGCTCCATCACCATCACTGACCACAGGAGGGTCAAGGAGAGTCTTTCCCGAGCTTTCAGACAAGctcctttgcttttttccagGCCCTGATCCTCCTTTCCCAGCGGCCTCCATGACATGTGCTGTTCCAGGTCAGTAACTCCAGTATCTCCAGCAACTCCTGGTGTGAAACTCGCCCATAATGACACTGACAGGGAGTGAGAAAAATCTGGAGGCATTGCAAATGTCCCCTCAAGATTTATTTATCCTCACCAGGAAGTTACCAAACTGGGCATAAACAAAAAGTTAAGACACTCAACACCCAAAACTTCCAGAATCCCAGCAAACCCTCCCATTAAACTCTTTCTCCCCTCAATTAACAGGCTGGTAATTCCCAGTTTAGACGCACACAGTGGCAGACACAGGAGATCCtcccaaacccacccaccccAGAGCACATGGATAATCCCTCATGGAGCCACCGACTCAGCAAAGAGCACAATTATTAACGGGCTGTGAGCACCAATGGCTACAAGAAGCTGTTTCTATCCCTGAAACTCCTCATGGCACATTCAGGAATTCTACAAAGCCTTCAAGAGCTGAATGACATCGGCTCCTGCACCCTCAGGCAGCTCCAACAATGCTGACCTGGGATCGGTGTCCTGGGAAATCCCACCCTGATGGAGCATTCAGCAGGAACAGGTGCATAGGGCAGCAGAACAGGTAGGGAAAAACTTAAAGCAGTGTCAGGAAATAAACAAATCCTCAGTCCTCaactgagggctggagcccctctgctgtggagacaggatgggagagctgggggtgctcacctggggaAGAGAAACGTCCAGGGAGGTCTTGGAGCCCCTTCCAAGGCCTAAAGGGGCTTCTTAACCCCAGGCTGTGCCCAAGCAGActcccggtgctgctctgcagccgcCACTTGCAGTGGCCCAGGGCTCCAGGACACAAACAGCCAGCGATCTCGTTGCTGGGCACACACCAGGAATCGGGGATTTCTCATTTCCACTGGTGTCCTGGCAGTCCAAACCCTACACGTTGGGTCAGGCTGAAGCCCCGAGGAGAGGACAGGTTGAGCCATGGCCTCATCACCATCGCCAAGGAgccagggctgagcctggagagggggacactggggacccccaggggaCACTTTCCCAGCCCCTTGTGGGCACAGGGCCAGGAGAGTTTATTCCCATAGAAGTGGGAAAGGACTTCGAACTTCTGCCCAGGACACTTCATCCGGTACAAGGTGCTCTGGAGGGTTTTTAATTAATTAGGGGTCACTCTGCTCCCCGATGTCATCAATGAGCTTTGTCCCCACATGAGCTTTGGGGACAGATCAAAGGGACTGTGAAACGTCAGACCCAGCCACTCCAATGAACCCTGTTGGCTACATGCCAGAGGATTTCCTTCCCAGAAAGCACTTCCTGAACCACCACTACAACCCAAACCAATCTCCACTCAATCCACACCACAACCCCAACATCCAGCTCACAGCCACAGATCCATGTGGAACATtctcccacagctctgccccagaCACCAGGGATGCAGAGAAACTGCAGCCatgaaactcagaaagccaggATGAGGCGAATCCCCATGCTGGGTACGGCTCCTCTGCCTCAGGAAACCCCAGTGGGTCAGGAATCAGCCCTCACATGACTCCCACCATACAGCTGGCTGAAGGATCCTCAAATTCTGGGATTTAGGTCAACTTGCACCTTCAGCCGAGCTCTCCAGTGCTGTGCAAGCTCGAAGCCGCTCCGCTACATCCGgccccatttcccaggaataaCCAGCAGGCAAGGCAAGAG encodes:
- the TNPO3 gene encoding transportin-3, with amino-acid sequence MERGPGRPSLQLVQQAVQALYHDPDPSGKERASCWLGELQRSVHAWEISDQLLQIHQDVESCYFAAQTMKMKIQTSFYELPTDSHASLRDSLLSHIQNLKDLSPVIVTQLALAIADLALQMASWKGCVQTLVEKYSNDVTSLPFLLEILTVLPEEVHSRSLRIGANRRTEIIEDLAYYSSTVVSLLVTCVEKAGNEEKMLIKIFRCLGSWFNLGVLDSTFMANSKLLSLLFEVLQQDKTSSNLHEAASDCVCSALYAIENVETNLPLALQLFQGVLTLESAYHMAVAREDLDKVLNYCRVFTELCETFLDKIVCTPGQGLGDLRTLELLLICAGHPQYEVVEISFNFWYRLGEHLYKTDDVVIHSIFKAYIQRLLHALARHCQLDSDHEGVPEETDDFGEFRMRVSDLVKDLIFLVGSVECFAQLYATLKDGNPPWEVTEAVLFIMASIAKSVDQENNPTLVEVLEGVVRLPESVHTAVRYTSIELVGEMSEVVDRNPQFLDPVLGYLMKGLCDRRLASAAAKAIHNICSVCRDHMAQHFSGLLEIARALDSFALSPEAAVGLLKGTALVLARLPLEKISECLSELCAVQVLALKKLLSQEPSNGLSSDPTVPLDRLAVIFRHTNPIVENGQVHPCQKVIQEIWPVLSETLNKHSADNRIVERCCRCLRFAVRCVGKGSAALLQPLVTQMVNVYREHQHSCFLYLGSILVDEYGMEEGCRQGLLDMLQALCIPTFQLLEQPNGLQNHPDTVDDLFRLAARFIQRSPVTLLRSQVMIPILQWAIAATTLDHRDANCSVMKFLRDLIHTGVANDHEEDFEVRKELINQVMTQLGQQLVNQLLQTCCFCLPPYTLPDVAEVLWEIMQIDRPTFCRWLENSLKGLPKETTGGAIQVTHKQLTDFHKQVTSAEECKQVCWALRDFTRLFR